The following are from one region of the Capsicum annuum cultivar UCD-10X-F1 chromosome 1, UCD10Xv1.1, whole genome shotgun sequence genome:
- the LOC107842572 gene encoding uncharacterized protein LOC107842572, translating to MGRQNRSSSNAASEGKQHFSHLHILKLIVNPPESETLTCNACEQPNIGNKPFYGCNSCQYFLHENCFNAPRFLNHSSHPSHPLTLLPIPTYSSRSYTCKACGSAGSGFCFSCACCEFDIHLHCASCPSSILVDEHPHQLGLQFGSPYEDKSIDYVCDVCNVKMNKDDWLYYCADCDFGSHLQCAVTNPEVGVFPKQQRPVPNPNPVPNRNPNATLEMINAANEAHEQILAAQISAQIAARGREACLDLIGPSRRYSYY from the coding sequence ATGGGAAGGCAGAATAGAAGTTCATCAAATGCGGCATCTGAAGGCAAACAACACTTCAGCCATCTACatatcttgaaattaattgtCAATCCACCTGAAAGTGAAACTCTCACTTGCAATGCTTGTGAGCAACCAAACATTGGTAACAAGCCTTTCTATGGCTGCAATAGCTGCCAGTATTTCCTCCACGAAAACTGCTTCAACGCTCCGCGTTTTCTCAATCACTCATCTCATCCTTCCCACCCCTTGACCCTTCTCCCGATTCCAACTTACTCGAGTCGCTCTTATACTTGCAAGGCATGTGGCTCTGCTGGCAGTGGATTTTGCTTCAGCTGTGCTTGTTGTGAATTTGATATTCACTTACATTGTGCGTCCTGTCCTAGCTCGATACTTGTTGATGAACATCCGCATCAATTGGGGCTCCAATTCGGTTCTCCTTACGAAGATAAGAGTATCGACTATGTTTGTGATGTCTGCAATGTGAAAATGAACAAGGACGATTGGTTGTACTATTGTGCTGATTGTGATTTCGGGTCACACTTGCAGTGTGCGGTAACTAATCCTGAAGTTGGTGTTTTCCCCAAGCAACAACGTCCagttccaaatccaaatccagtCCCAAATAGGAATCCAAATGCAACACTGGAGATGATAAATGCAGCAAATGAAGCTCATGAACAGATACTTGCAGCTCAAATTAGTGCGCAGATTGCGGCACGAGGAAGAGAGGCTTGTCTGGACTTGATTGGGCCATCACGAAGATACAGTTACTATTAA